The stretch of DNA CGAGAAGAACACGATGCCGTAAAGCGTGCCCATGTAGCGCAGCCCGTAGATATGCGCGATCAGGCCCGAGGTCAGCGGCACCGTCGCGAGCCACAGCGAGCCCATCACCACCGAGAACAGGATCACCGTTGCGGGCGTCATCGGCGTCAGGATGAAGGCCGCCGCAACGATGGTGCGCCCGGTGTAGATCCCGGCCAGCAGGTACTTGCGCGACCAGCGCTTGCCGGCCCAGCCCGCCAGCAGGGTGCCTGCGATGTTGGCCACGCCGATGATGGCGATGGACCAGGCGCCCAGCGCCGATGTTGTGGTGATCCCCAGCCCCGCCAGCATCCCCGAAGGGTCGATCGGGCCGCAGACCTCGGTCACGAAGGCGGGGAAATGGGCGGTCACGAAAGCCAGCTGGTAGCCGCAGGAAAAGAAGCCGAGAAAGATCAGCGTGTAGGACGGGTCGCGGAAGGCGCGCATCAGCACGGTGCCCATGCTGTCCTCGAGCTGCGCGCGCGAGGCGCCCGCGCCCGGTTTCATCATCGGCAGCATCAGAAGCGCCAGCAGGATGGTCCCGGCAAAGACCATGAACACCCAGGACCAGTTCATGTGACCCAGCAGGAACTCCGCGACGGGCGGCCCCACGACCTGCCCCGCCGATCCCGCTGCGGTGGCGATGCCCAGCGTCATCGAGCGGTTCTCGTCCGAGGCCGCGCGCCCCACGACCGCAAGGATCACGCCAAAGCCCGTGCCCGCGATGCCGAAGCCCACCAGGATCGACCATAGCTGATGCGCCTCGGGCGTGATCGCGTAGCTCGACAGCACCAGGCCAAGCGCATAGGTCAGCGCACCGATGAATATGGCACGGCGGTCCCCGAAGCGTTCGGCCAGCGCGCCGAAGATCGGCTGCCCGATGCCCCAGGCCAGGTTCTGGATCGCGATGGCCAGCGAGAATTCCGACCGCAGCCAGCCGAATTCCTCGGCGATCGGGATCTGGAACACGCCATAGGACGCACGGATCGCGAAGCCGGTCATCAGCACGACGCAGCCGGCGATCAGGACCGGCGTGATCAGGGGGGCCTTGGCAGGGGTCATCGGGGATCTCCTTCGTCCCCCGGTCTTTACTTCCCGGAACGGCGGGGTAACAACGAATTTTCCTGAAACAGTGCATTCCGCCCGGTCATGGCCGGGCGACCCGGAAAGGAGCAGGGCGGGCGATGACGGAAGGGCTGTTGCCGGTCTATCGCGCGCGGCTGGCGGAAGGGGCGCTGAAGGAAGACACCGCCCAGCGGCTGGCGGTGGAAAAGCTTCAGATCCTGCACAACCGGCTGAAGGACTACCGCCCCGAGGCGCCGCGCAAGGTGCGGCTCGGCCTGTTCGGCTGGGGCCGCGAACGGATGGAGAACCGCGAGGTGCCGGGGCTCTATCTCTATGGCGGGGTCGGGCGCGGCAAGTCCATGCTGATGGACATGTTCTTCGAGCAGAGCACCGTCAGCCCGCGCAGGCGCGTGCATTTCCACGCCTTCATGCAGGAGGTGCACGAAGGCATCTTCGCCGCCCGCAAGCGCGGCGTCGAGGATCCGATCCGCCCGGTGGCCGAGGATATCGCCGACGGCGCGACGCTTCTGTGCTTCGACGAGATGCAGATCACCGACATCACCGACGCGATGATCGTGGGCCGGCTTTTCGAGCGGCTGTTCGCCCGCGGGGTGGTGGTGGTCGCGACCTCGAACCGGCACCCGGACGATCTCTACAAGGATGGGCTGAACCGGCACCTGTTCCTGCCCTTCATCGCGCTGATCAAGGACCGGCTGGAGGTGCACCAACTCGATGGTGGCACCGACCACCGGCAGGCGCGGATGGCCGGGCGCAGGGTCTATCACGCGCCGCTCGGCCCCGATGCCACCGCCGCGCTGAATGCGGCATGGGAGGATCTGGCGGGCGGGGAAGGCGCGCCCCTCACCCTGAAGCGAAAGGGGCGCGACGTGGTGATCCCGCGCTTCCTGAACGGCGTGGCACGGGCGTCCTTCGCCGATCTCTGCGCGGCCCCGCTCGGGCCCGGCGACTACCTGGCGCTGGCCGATGCCGCGCGGGTGCTGATCCTGGACGACATTCCCCGGCTCAGCCGCGCGCGCAACAACGAGGCCAAGCGCTTCGTCACCCTGGTCGACGCGCTGTACGAGGCGCGGGTGCGGCTGGTCTGCTCGGCCGCGGCGGAACCCGAGGCGCTTTATCCCGAGGGGGAGGGCGCCTTCGAATTCGGCCGCACGGCATCCCGGCTGGAGGAGATGCGTTCGGCCGACTGGTGGGGCTGAGCACCTTTTCCGGCGCCGCGCGGGTCGCGGCGCCGCATGCCTCCGGCGGGGATATTTGAAGAAAGTGGAAGGAGGGGGCGCGCTCAGCCGCCCCGCAGCCGCTGCAGGAGCGCCGAGGAGGCATAGCCGTCGGGCACCACCCCGATGCTGCGCTGGAAGTCGCGGATCGCGGCCATGGTGTTCGGCCCGATCAGCCCGTCCGCCCCGCCGGTGGAAAAGCCCCGCGCGGTCAGCCGCTGCTGCAACTCGACCTTTTCGCTGCGCGAGAGGGGGCGGTCGTTGCGCGGCCAGGGGGCCACGAAATCGGCGCCGCCGGCGATCCGGTGCGCAAGGTGGCCCACGCCCATCGCGTAGGACGTGGCGTTGTTGTAGCGCTTGATGACGCGGAAATTGTCGAAGACCATGAAGACCGGGCCGCGCGCGCCCGCGGGGGCGATCAGCGCCGCCTCGCCGTAATTCGGCACCGCGCGCCCGTCGGTCCCGCGCACGCCAAGCTCGGTCCAGCGCGAGACGGGGCGGCGCAGGTCCTGGTCGATATTGCCGAAGTTGAAGCCCTGCGGCAGGCGCACCTCGACCCCCCAGGGCTGGCCGCGCCGCCAGCCGAAGCGCGCGAGATAGGCCGCGGTGGAGGCCAGCGCGTCCGTCGGATCCTCGGACCAGATGTCCCGGCGTCCGTCGCGGTTGAAGTCCTGCGCATAGGCGAGATACGAGGTCGGGATGAACTGGGTATGGCCCATCGCGCCCGCCCAGGAGCCCCGCATCCCCTGTGGCGACACGTCGCCCGCCTGCAGTATGCGCAGGGCGGCGATCAGCTGTTCCTCGGCGAAGGCGCGGCGGCGCCCGTCATGGGCCAGGGTCGCCAGCGCCTCGATGGTGTTGGTGGTGCCGCGGAACGAGCCGTAATTCGTCTCCATCCCCCAGACGGCGAGGACGACCGATCCCTCGACGCCGTAGGTCTGCTCGATCGCGGCCAGCGTTCGGGCAAGGCGCTGGGCATGGCTGCGCCCGTTGGTGATCCGCGCGTCCGAGACGGCAGTGTCGAGATATTCCCAGATCGGCTTGGTGAATTCCGCCTGGCGCCGGTCGAGGCGGATCACCTCCGCGTCGGGGGCCACGCCGCGGAAGGCGGCGTCGAACACGTCGGCGCGGATGCCGGCGGCCAGCGCGCGCGGGCGGAAGCCGTCGCGCCAGCGGACGAAATCGGACGGCGCCTGCGC from Halovulum dunhuangense encodes:
- a CDS encoding MFS transporter is translated as MTPAKAPLITPVLIAGCVVLMTGFAIRASYGVFQIPIAEEFGWLRSEFSLAIAIQNLAWGIGQPIFGALAERFGDRRAIFIGALTYALGLVLSSYAITPEAHQLWSILVGFGIAGTGFGVILAVVGRAASDENRSMTLGIATAAGSAGQVVGPPVAEFLLGHMNWSWVFMVFAGTILLALLMLPMMKPGAGASRAQLEDSMGTVLMRAFRDPSYTLIFLGFFSCGYQLAFVTAHFPAFVTEVCGPIDPSGMLAGLGITTTSALGAWSIAIIGVANIAGTLLAGWAGKRWSRKYLLAGIYTGRTIVAAAFILTPMTPATVILFSVVMGSLWLATVPLTSGLIAHIYGLRYMGTLYGIVFFSHQLGSFLGVWLGGKLYDLYGSYDQVWWIGVAVGAFSAIVHLPVRERRAPLAAAA
- the zapE gene encoding cell division protein ZapE, which gives rise to MTEGLLPVYRARLAEGALKEDTAQRLAVEKLQILHNRLKDYRPEAPRKVRLGLFGWGRERMENREVPGLYLYGGVGRGKSMLMDMFFEQSTVSPRRRVHFHAFMQEVHEGIFAARKRGVEDPIRPVAEDIADGATLLCFDEMQITDITDAMIVGRLFERLFARGVVVVATSNRHPDDLYKDGLNRHLFLPFIALIKDRLEVHQLDGGTDHRQARMAGRRVYHAPLGPDATAALNAAWEDLAGGEGAPLTLKRKGRDVVIPRFLNGVARASFADLCAAPLGPGDYLALADAARVLILDDIPRLSRARNNEAKRFVTLVDALYEARVRLVCSAAAEPEALYPEGEGAFEFGRTASRLEEMRSADWWG
- a CDS encoding lytic murein transglycosylase yields the protein MTHGFRKSGWLSRLWLALGLSAAIALPVHAIEVRPMTRAEAGPQMAQAPSDFVRWRDGFRPRALAAGIRADVFDAAFRGVAPDAEVIRLDRRQAEFTKPIWEYLDTAVSDARITNGRSHAQRLARTLAAIEQTYGVEGSVVLAVWGMETNYGSFRGTTNTIEALATLAHDGRRRAFAEEQLIAALRILQAGDVSPQGMRGSWAGAMGHTQFIPTSYLAYAQDFNRDGRRDIWSEDPTDALASTAAYLARFGWRRGQPWGVEVRLPQGFNFGNIDQDLRRPVSRWTELGVRGTDGRAVPNYGEAALIAPAGARGPVFMVFDNFRVIKRYNNATSYAMGVGHLAHRIAGGADFVAPWPRNDRPLSRSEKVELQQRLTARGFSTGGADGLIGPNTMAAIRDFQRSIGVVPDGYASSALLQRLRGG